TGCTGTCCGGTAAATCATGTGCTGGCATTTTATCTTTTATCTTCTCTGTTTTTTTACTTTCGATTTGCTGATTGATATACAGAGAGTTTCCTTCAATCCATAAAGTATCTCCAGGCATGCCAATAACACGTTTAACATATGATGCATTTGGCTTATTCTTAGGCTCAAAGGTAACCAAATCGTAACGCGCAGGTAAAGATTTTTTTTTAATAATTATTCGATCTTTATCAGCAAGTGCTGGATCCATCGAATGCCCATCTACTTGATGCGATTTAAAAGCGATCAAAAAAAAGAGGGCTGCTATGACAAAAAAAACGTACAAACCATTTAAAAAATAATTATGAATACCACGTATGTATGTTTTTTTCTTTACTTTTTTTACTGAACGACGACGTTCCTTTTTTAACGGAACGCCGTGACTATGTTTGCTTTTCATCTTTTTACGAAATTTTCGTTGATTGTTAGTAAGCATTTTGATCCTCTTCATTCCCATACATATCGTTTTTTCATTAGAAACGAGTTAGCGGAAAGATTCTAGCTTCCACCACTCCAACAATGTCTTTTCTATTAATCAAGCCAAACTGACGACTATCTGTTGCATATAAACGATTGTCTCCCAACACTAAATAACCATCACTAGGAATCGTCTGTTGATTTGTCTTTTGTGCAACAGAAAAATCCGTTGTAAAAAGAAATGACTGTTGTTTGGCATCGTTTTTTTGTTCAGTCAAAAAGCGCTCTGGTATTTCTTCAGAATTAACTAACAGTTGATCATTTTTATATTTCACTTCTTCTTTAGGTAAACCGATTACTCGTCGAACAGCCAGTTCTTTCTTCCCTGGAATACGGAAATAAACTAAGCTAAATCTTTTTATTTTTCCCAATTTATTAACTAAAACACGCTCCCCATTGTCTATTGTGGGCGTCATAGAATATCCTTCAATTGAAGGTAAAGCTATCGTAAAATGACTAACTAGGGTTAGTAAGACCACTGCAATTCCAAATGTAACAAGTAACTCGATCATCACTTGCTTAAGAAATGAAGTCTTTCTTTTTTTCTTTGAGTGCTTCTTTTGCTTTACTCTTTTGCTATCTTTGACAGATTTTTCCTTTTGCTTAGTAGACTTATTTATTCGTTTTTTTTCGTTCTTCGCTATTTTTACATTCTTGACTTTCTTTCTAGTCAGTCTTTTTGGCTTATTTTTTCTTTTTTTGTCTTGTTCATAAGTCCGTTTTTTTTTGGGAGGCACTTTTTTCATGTTCGGCACTCCTAGCTTTACTTTTTCTCTTTCAATGCTGATTCATTTACTTTAAAGTGTTTAAATACAGATTGTTGGTTAGCTAAAACTTTATCAAGATCTGCTACGTATTCCTCTACTACTGAAGAAT
The DNA window shown above is from Enterococcus sp. 4G2_DIV0659 and carries:
- the lepB gene encoding signal peptidase I; protein product: MLTNNQRKFRKKMKSKHSHGVPLKKERRRSVKKVKKKTYIRGIHNYFLNGLYVFFVIAALFFLIAFKSHQVDGHSMDPALADKDRIIIKKKSLPARYDLVTFEPKNKPNASYVKRVIGMPGDTLWIEGNSLYINQQIESKKTEKIKDKMPAHDLPDSTIKITVSKEVYDQAKGLKKIPEKKYFVLGDNRKHSSDSRSFGFVTQEQLEGVVTFRYFPLNKIGSIH
- the lepB gene encoding signal peptidase I, which produces MKKVPPKKKRTYEQDKKRKNKPKRLTRKKVKNVKIAKNEKKRINKSTKQKEKSVKDSKRVKQKKHSKKKRKTSFLKQVMIELLVTFGIAVVLLTLVSHFTIALPSIEGYSMTPTIDNGERVLVNKLGKIKRFSLVYFRIPGKKELAVRRVIGLPKEEVKYKNDQLLVNSEEIPERFLTEQKNDAKQQSFLFTTDFSVAQKTNQQTIPSDGYLVLGDNRLYATDSRQFGLINRKDIVGVVEARIFPLTRF